CCCAAGCGCGCTGGTAGTTGTCCAGAGTCGGTGCGGAGGGCAGAGCGACCGTATGCGACAGCAGTTCGGAAAACGGCTTAAACGAGTTGCTCAGCACGAAATAAAACGGCACCAAAAACAGCAATCCGAGCACAATGGCGAACACTTCCAGCGCAAACGTGCGCCCCGTATAACGTTGTTCCATTACGCTTCCACCTCCCGTTTCTTGGTGATGGCCACTTGGATGGACGTGATGATGGCGACGACAATGAAGAAGATCAAAGCTTTGGCCGTACCGAGACCGAACCGGTTGTTCTGGAAGGCCTCGTTGTAAATGTTCATGGCGACGCTCTCGGTCGAGCGGAACGGTCCGCCTTTGGTGAGCGACAGGTTCAGGTCGAACACTTTAAACGACCAGGAGATGGCGAGAAACAGCGAGACGGTGACCGCCGGCATAATCAGCGGCACGACGATGCGCCAGAGCGTCTGCAGCGAGCTTGCGCCGTCGACTTTGGCCGCTTCGATCACGTCCTTGGGCATATTGGACAAGGCCGCGATATAGATGACCATGAGATAGCCGGCTTGCTGCCAGACGGTGACGATGACCATCGCCCAGAACGAGGTGGACGCGTCGCCGAGCCAGGGCAGATTAAAAAAGCCGATGCCCGTTGCGTTGCCGATCGCGCTGAAGCCTCTGACGAAGATGAAGTTCCAGATGAAGCCCAGCAGCAGACCGCCGATGACGTTCGGCATAAAAAACACCGTCCGCAGTCCGTTCCGGGATTTAAGCGGACGGGTCAGCAGCAAGGCCAGCAAGAAGCCGGCGAGGTTCACCAGCACGACGGATACGATCGTATAACGCGCGGTGAAGCTGAACGAGTCGAAGAAGGCCGAGTCGTTCGCGAAAATTTGTTTGAAGTTCGCCAAGCCGACCCAGCTCACCTCATTGGATACGCCGTTCCAGCTTGTGAACGAGTAGTAGAAGGTCAAGGCGAACGGGACCAGCATCACGGCCGCGAAAAATACAAAGGCCGGCGCGACAAAGGTGAACTGGTGGAGCCAATCCTCCAGCGAGCGTTTGGCTTTCATGGGAGCCGCTCCTTTCCGTAGAACGTGTTTTCGGATCGATACCGGATTGTATTTGTAAGTATAAAAAACGCCGCCGCTTCGGCCCACCGTCTCAGTTGACCCGCAGGGTGGAATATATTGACCCGTCCTGATAAAATGAGGCTTAAAATCTGGACCGGCTTGAAGCCGGAGGAAGGCCGGTGAGCGGAGTGAGACGGTTTCGCACCAGCATCCGGGACAAGCTGATTTTGTTCCTGCTCGCGGCGATCGCTTTGCCGACGCTGTCTTCGATAGCATTTACCTACGCTTATACAAAACATTCAGTCGAGAACAACGCGATCCGCGAAAATACGGAGCTGATGCGGCAAGGCGCGGCGAATCTGCGCAGCTATCTGGACAGCCTCAACCGGGCTTCGCTGCTCGTTTACAACGACATGAACAATCCCCGCAGCCTGTTCAAATTATTGGAGTCGGGCGCGACGGACTATGCCACGGAGATGGAGATCGCTTCCGGCTTGCGGGCCGTCGCCCAGGCGGCGAGGGGGCAGCACCAGATCGCCCTCTACTCTGTGCGGGCGGGACAGACGTACATCGTATCGGCGGGGAAGCTGTTCAAGGGCGCGTCGTCCACCGGCCTGAAGCCGGCATCGGAGCGGTTCGACGCCCAGCTCGAACCGACGCATCCGAGCCACGGCTACGGAGCGGAGATGCTGTCGTACGAGCCGCCGAAGCAGGTACTGTCGCTTCACCGCCCGGTCTACCGGATTCCGAGGCGGGATCTGCTCGGCTGGCTGTCGATCGACGTCCGGATCGAGAAGCTGCTGGAAATCGTCGGGGGGTTGTACGATC
Above is a window of Paenibacillus thermoaerophilus DNA encoding:
- a CDS encoding carbohydrate ABC transporter permease, with the translated sequence MKAKRSLEDWLHQFTFVAPAFVFFAAVMLVPFALTFYYSFTSWNGVSNEVSWVGLANFKQIFANDSAFFDSFSFTARYTIVSVVLVNLAGFLLALLLTRPLKSRNGLRTVFFMPNVIGGLLLGFIWNFIFVRGFSAIGNATGIGFFNLPWLGDASTSFWAMVIVTVWQQAGYLMVIYIAALSNMPKDVIEAAKVDGASSLQTLWRIVVPLIMPAVTVSLFLAISWSFKVFDLNLSLTKGGPFRSTESVAMNIYNEAFQNNRFGLGTAKALIFFIVVAIITSIQVAITKKREVEA